Part of the Elusimicrobiota bacterium genome, GAACTATCAGACTACCTAGAAACAACCCTCCTGCAATAATTGAATACCCTGCGATTATCCAAATAGTTCCTGTCTGCATTTAGGTTCTCCTAGTTTTGTCCTTTCTCATTACTAACATCTCATCACTCATTACTGTCGTCACTGTTCTTCAACTATTTTTACTTGTCCTGAGCGATTTGTGGTGAGCGCAGTCGAACTATGCCGAAGGATTTCTTCTTCGGTTAAGCCAACTCTTTGTGTATAGTTAACAAAATAAGGAGAGATTGTTCAAGTAATTTTATTCCTTAAATATTCATAAAAAACTTAATAATATGGCACGATTGACTAGTAATGTCCAATGTTGTACAATGCTTCTAGAGGTATGAATATGCAAAAAAGTCGATTTGATGAAAAAGAAATGTTGAATACGAAACAAGCAGCCATATTTTTAGGCGTTAGCACTAAAACCATTTACCGAATGGAAGAAAAAGGCCTTATAAATCCAACAAGGACCCCAGGAGGGCAACGACGTTTTCATAAAGACATATTAGAAAAATATCTTAAAAAGAGCATATATATTAATGCCCCACAAAATCCAAGTAAATTTAAAATCAAGGAAAGTGAAACTCCTTATTTATTTGATAACAATTTATTAATTAATAATGCGATAGATTACAAGATAAATACTTTAGAAAAACAAATTACATCAGACTCCCCTTTTAATCACAAAGAACATTATGCTAACGAAATAACTCCAAGACAATGGGTTGAAGAATGGGATTTTAAAACATATCAAACTAAGACTTACTCGCATGGCTTTCATCCCTACCCAGCAATGTTTATTCCGCAAGTCGCTAGAAAGCTAATCCTAGCATTCTCAAATGAAGGTGACATCGTATGTGATATTTTCTGTGGTTCAGGGACAACCCTAATAGAAAGTTCATTATTAAATCGGAATTCCATTGGTATAGAACTAAATCCTCTTGCAGTATTGATTGCTAAAGTTAAAACTACGCCAATAGAGCCCGAACGATTAACGGCAAATTTAAAACAAGTAATTAATGATTTTAATAAAAAAAATCAAATTGAACCGCCTTCTTTTAAGAATATTGAATTTTGGTTTAGCAAAAAAGTAATAAAAGAACTGTCTAGACTTAAATATGCTATAAGAAATCTTAATGATGAACATTCAAGAAATTTCTTTTATGTTTGTTTTAGTGAACTTGTTAGAATAGTCTCATTTACCAGACACGGTGAGTTTAAATTATTCCGTTCCCCTGATAAATTAACTGACAAATTTAATCCAGAAGTGATTGGGGAATTTATAAAGATATGTGAGAAAAATATTTTGGGTATGAAAGAGTATTTTAAAGACGTTTCCAATATTTCAAATGTTCGTATTATCGAAGGAGATGCAACAAAAAACAATGGTATTCCTTATAACTCTATAGATTTTATTATTACTTCTCCCCCATACGGAGACAGCAGGACTACCGTAGCTTATGGGCAGTTTTCAAGGTTATCTGCTCAATGGTTAGATTTATTACCGTCTGATACCATTGACATTGATAAGATACTTCTGGGTGGTAAAAATAATGTCAGCCTAAATGACCCCATTCTAAATGAATCTGAAACCCTTAAAACTAGTATAGAAACAATTTCAAATAAAGATATTAATAGAGCTAAAGATGTATTGAGTTTTTATATAGATTTAAATAAATCCTTAAAACAAGCACATAAAATACTAAAAAATCAAAAATATTTCTGCCTTATTGTAGGAAATCGCACGGTAAAAGAGTTGACACTTAAAACAGATTCCATTGTATGTGAATTCGCTGAGAAAATAGGCTTTGTTTCTCAAGGAATCTTGTACCGCAATATACCGAATAAAAGGATGCCTCTAAAAAATAGCCCTACAAATGAAGTTGGAAAAACTGGTTTTACAATGCAGAAGGAAAGTATTATATTACTGAAGAAGTTATAAATCCTTTATATTTTTGAATAGGTGAGGTAATTTATTTTCGTAAGTTCTAAATCCTGTTCCGTGATTTCTTGCCATTGTTCCTTTGTCATGTAACCTCAAATCTACTAGAATATTTTCTGCTTTAAATTGATTCCCTAGAATTTCAAGTGATGTTCCTTTCAATAATTGCGCTCTGTGAAAATGAAAATATTCCTTGCCATCTCTTTCTTCACTAAAAGCTGAGACTAAAATCATAGCAGGTATTTTTTGGCTAAACCTTTTAGCAAGTTCGTCTAATTTCCAAATAGCTACAACGTTGCCAGAAATGTGTCGCACAGAAATATCTTTATCCGTTACATTAAGAAACAATCCGGCACTATTTGGTTTTAAAGACATAGTATAATAAAGCCCTTTTCTTTTATTCTTATCATAACTTCCGTATTTCTTTATTGCCTCCAATGGAGGCA contains:
- a CDS encoding DNA methyltransferase, which produces MLYNASRGMNMQKSRFDEKEMLNTKQAAIFLGVSTKTIYRMEEKGLINPTRTPGGQRRFHKDILEKYLKKSIYINAPQNPSKFKIKESETPYLFDNNLLINNAIDYKINTLEKQITSDSPFNHKEHYANEITPRQWVEEWDFKTYQTKTYSHGFHPYPAMFIPQVARKLILAFSNEGDIVCDIFCGSGTTLIESSLLNRNSIGIELNPLAVLIAKVKTTPIEPERLTANLKQVINDFNKKNQIEPPSFKNIEFWFSKKVIKELSRLKYAIRNLNDEHSRNFFYVCFSELVRIVSFTRHGEFKLFRSPDKLTDKFNPEVIGEFIKICEKNILGMKEYFKDVSNISNVRIIEGDATKNNGIPYNSIDFIITSPPYGDSRTTVAYGQFSRLSAQWLDLLPSDTIDIDKILLGGKNNVSLNDPILNESETLKTSIETISNKDINRAKDVLSFYIDLNKSLKQAHKILKNQKYFCLIVGNRTVKELTLKTDSIVCEFAEKIGFVSQGILYRNIPNKRMPLKNSPTNEVGKTGFTMQKESIILLKKL
- a CDS encoding MvaI/BcnI family restriction endonuclease gives rise to the protein MKLKEFKQKFSILKKRGYVPSRRKGPTGIGYTLEIQLGLKENNIALPDIKEAELKAHRSNATNLITLFTFNNKVWKMPPLEAIKKYGSYDKNKRKGLYYTMSLKPNSAGLFLNVTDKDISVRHISGNVVAIWKLDELAKRFSQKIPAMILVSAFSEERDGKEYFHFHRAQLLKGTSLEILGNQFKAENILVDLRLHDKGTMARNHGTGFRTYENKLPHLFKNIKDL